Within the Metasolibacillus fluoroglycofenilyticus genome, the region CTGCACCCTCTATGACGATTGAAGAGAACTTAGCCATTGCCTATTCACGCCATGCGAAACGTACTTTACGTCGTGGTGTTGACCGCGAGCGTCGAGACTTTTTCCGCACATCGCTTGAGAGGCTACACTTAAATTTAGAAAATCGCCTTAACGCAAAAGTCGGCTTATTGTCGGGCGGAGAGCGTCAAGCCTTATCGTTATTAATGGCAACATTCACAAAGCCCGCAATCCTTTTATTAGACGAGCATACCGCAGCGTTAGACCCTTCACGCGCGGAGCTTATTACCCGTTTAACAAAGGAGCTAGTAGAGGTGGATAATTTAACAACATTAATGGTCACACATAATATGCAACAAGCTTTAGATTTAGGAAATCGCTTAATTATGATGGACAAAGGGCAAATCATTTTACAAGTAGATGAGCAATCAAAACAAGGCTTAACAATTCCAGACCTAATGGCAGAATTCGAGCGCATCCGCGGTGAAAAAATGAATT harbors:
- a CDS encoding ABC transporter ATP-binding protein produces the protein MLKLEQINKIFNEGTPDEKVALNDINLSLAPGDFVTIIGSNGAGKSTMMNMISGALTPDYGTVSIEDTDVTRLPEYKRSQYLGRVFQDPMAGTAPSMTIEENLAIAYSRHAKRTLRRGVDRERRDFFRTSLERLHLNLENRLNAKVGLLSGGERQALSLLMATFTKPAILLLDEHTAALDPSRAELITRLTKELVEVDNLTTLMVTHNMQQALDLGNRLIMMDKGQIILQVDEQSKQGLTIPDLMAEFERIRGEKMNSDRALLG